Proteins found in one Fulvitalea axinellae genomic segment:
- a CDS encoding YitT family protein, whose product MEEQVTKKRGDSLSLLFREYILITVGVVLAALGITAFFAPAQISYGGLTGISLLAYFATGIPIWIPYILINIVIVITGFFTLGSRLATKTVYTIVLYAISLSILQHHFSGRIAQDTLINALAGGVLNGAGFALVFLQNGALGGIGIISMVVHKYTGICYARIMFGFRALVLFGTYFVFQSFEAVLYALIAIFVSTYTMDYVLTGFRGTLQLFIFSPHYKKISEDLKSQYSENVSLLPTESWFSEEGERSQLLMVVVTKDQYGAVKNIVKSHDESAHIVVSPVSGKMGK is encoded by the coding sequence ATGGAAGAACAGGTTACTAAGAAACGGGGGGACAGCCTCTCCTTACTTTTCAGGGAATATATCCTAATAACAGTCGGAGTCGTTTTGGCGGCTCTTGGCATCACCGCTTTTTTTGCGCCAGCGCAAATTAGCTACGGAGGCCTTACAGGCATTTCGTTGCTTGCGTATTTCGCTACGGGCATTCCCATCTGGATTCCTTATATTCTGATCAATATAGTAATCGTAATTACCGGGTTCTTCACCTTGGGGAGCCGTTTGGCTACAAAGACCGTTTATACGATCGTACTCTACGCCATTTCTCTGTCCATACTCCAGCATCACTTTTCAGGCAGAATTGCCCAAGACACGCTTATTAACGCATTAGCCGGAGGGGTGCTCAACGGTGCGGGATTCGCCTTGGTTTTTTTGCAAAATGGCGCTTTGGGAGGTATCGGCATCATCTCGATGGTAGTCCATAAATATACAGGCATCTGCTACGCCCGGATTATGTTTGGCTTTAGGGCTTTGGTTCTCTTCGGAACGTACTTTGTTTTCCAGTCTTTTGAAGCGGTGCTTTACGCCCTTATCGCGATCTTCGTGAGCACCTACACCATGGATTATGTCTTGACAGGCTTCAGAGGAACGTTACAACTATTCATCTTTTCGCCTCATTACAAAAAAATATCGGAAGATCTTAAATCCCAATATTCCGAAAATGTCTCTTTGCTTCCTACCGAAAGCTGGTTTTCTGAGGAAGGGGAAAGATCCCAACTACTAATGGTCGTCGTGACCAAGGACCAATACGGGGCAGTAAAGAATATTGTAAAATCCCATGATGAGAGTGCCCATATAGTAGTGTCTCCTGTTTCGGGAAAAATGGGAAAATAG
- a CDS encoding TrkH family potassium uptake protein → MLRKHWVEKINNKLYDSQSNVNLVLTVVEFLASVAGAGVLVFGFGYKETSAEAEKLTEALDVVFGVFVAVFFLRVFYSLKAWTYIKENKFETFLITLILTNVITNYLFDSFLVRTVFDLLKLSDFKGFYIFSESVYILTIVGYKLVVASMSIPRLNIRPPTLFILSFGILILCGAGLLMLPTMTVHPGSMSFTDALFTSASATCVTGLIVVDTATYFTIRGQVVILILIQVGGLGLLAFALFFAQFIRKNVSLKEQVLIQDFFSSDSLYSAKRILRQVVTLTLGIEAISAVLIYYSWGNGVEFISTGQKVYFSVFHAISAFCNAGFSLFSNNLFESSIRHAYLMQVVVAVTVIFGGLGFTVIEDLFSPKKLRERLRKPWMDWRLSTKVAVYVSAFLIVLGTVIIFILEFDNTMDTLNVGEKMVASFFQSVVARTAGFNSVDIGGMRNATLIFVVVLMFIGASSGSVGGGIKTSTFYLISVSALATIRGKSRIEIGKREIPKTLLFKALSVFFFASTIIMISLFLLAFFEPEISVIHLAFEEVSAFATVGLSTGITSALSEPSKYILIISMFLGRVGTLTFVLSLSNSAYTKTYKYPSTSMMVG, encoded by the coding sequence ATGTTAAGAAAACATTGGGTTGAAAAAATAAACAACAAACTCTACGATAGCCAGTCCAACGTAAATTTGGTGCTGACAGTCGTAGAGTTTTTGGCATCTGTGGCGGGGGCGGGAGTCCTCGTTTTCGGATTTGGCTATAAGGAAACATCCGCCGAAGCGGAAAAACTCACCGAGGCCCTAGACGTGGTTTTCGGTGTTTTTGTAGCCGTATTTTTCCTCCGGGTCTTCTATTCGTTAAAAGCCTGGACCTATATAAAGGAAAACAAGTTCGAGACTTTCCTGATCACGCTGATACTCACCAACGTGATCACCAACTACCTGTTCGACAGCTTCTTGGTACGGACGGTTTTCGATTTGCTGAAACTTTCCGATTTCAAAGGATTCTACATATTCAGCGAAAGCGTCTATATCCTGACCATCGTCGGGTATAAACTGGTGGTGGCCAGTATGAGCATCCCGCGTCTCAATATCCGTCCGCCAACGCTGTTTATCCTCAGTTTTGGTATTCTGATCCTTTGCGGCGCCGGTCTGCTGATGCTCCCCACCATGACTGTACATCCGGGTAGTATGTCTTTCACAGACGCGTTGTTCACGTCGGCTAGCGCCACCTGCGTTACCGGGCTTATAGTCGTGGACACCGCCACGTATTTTACCATTCGTGGCCAAGTCGTAATCCTGATTCTGATCCAAGTCGGCGGGCTAGGTCTTTTGGCTTTCGCCTTGTTCTTCGCCCAGTTTATCAGGAAGAACGTTAGCCTTAAGGAACAGGTATTGATACAGGATTTCTTCAGCAGTGACTCGCTTTACTCCGCCAAGCGGATTCTTAGGCAGGTTGTCACGCTCACTTTGGGTATCGAAGCCATTTCCGCAGTGCTGATATATTACAGTTGGGGAAACGGGGTCGAATTCATTTCCACTGGCCAAAAAGTCTATTTTTCGGTGTTTCACGCCATATCGGCGTTCTGTAACGCCGGTTTCAGCCTGTTTTCGAACAATCTTTTCGAGAGCTCTATCAGGCACGCATACTTAATGCAGGTTGTCGTGGCGGTTACGGTTATCTTCGGCGGTTTGGGCTTTACGGTTATCGAAGACCTTTTCTCACCGAAAAAACTGAGGGAACGTCTCCGCAAGCCTTGGATGGATTGGCGGTTGAGCACGAAAGTAGCCGTCTACGTTTCCGCTTTCCTTATTGTTCTGGGCACGGTTATCATCTTCATTCTTGAATTTGACAATACCATGGACACGCTTAACGTGGGCGAAAAAATGGTGGCCAGCTTCTTCCAATCCGTGGTTGCTCGTACCGCCGGTTTCAATTCGGTGGACATCGGCGGAATGCGGAACGCCACACTAATATTTGTCGTGGTGCTGATGTTTATCGGAGCTTCGTCCGGGTCCGTAGGCGGCGGTATCAAGACCTCCACCTTTTATCTGATCTCCGTGTCGGCCCTGGCCACTATCCGGGGCAAATCCAGAATCGAGATCGGGAAAAGGGAGATCCCGAAGACCTTGCTGTTCAAGGCGCTTTCGGTATTCTTCTTCGCAAGTACCATTATTATGATTTCCCTGTTTCTGCTGGCTTTCTTTGAGCCGGAAATCTCGGTTATCCATCTGGCTTTCGAAGAAGTTTCGGCTTTCGCCACCGTTGGGCTAAGTACGGGTATCACCTCAGCTTTGAGCGAGCCCAGCAAGTATATCCTGATTATATCGATGTTTTTGGGCAGGGTGGGCACTCTTACCTTTGTGCTATCATTAAGTAACAGCGCCTACACCAAAACTTACAAATACCCAAGCACCAGCATGATGGTAGGCTAA
- a CDS encoding bifunctional ADP-heptose synthase: MKLNSLQDIAGAFNGLKALIIGDIMVDAYVWGKVDRISPEAPVPVVHVSKRESRMGGAANVAKNIKALGAEPVICALVGEDQAGSDLLDLFVERNIPTEGIIQSKERVTTVKERLLAGSQQLMRVDSEEDRPLSAEEHKEIMERIRLLLPECDVVIFEDYDKGVINEHLVEEVVSMAREKGIPTVVDPKKRNFLAYRRVDLFKPNLKEIKEGLKIDFEAKKPEELRDAVRQLLAALNAEAALVTMSELGVYIDNGTEHHHIEAHIRQISDVSGAGDTVISIASLCMALKLPLDFTAALSNLGGGLVCEHLGVVPIDKERLFAEAAENKLL; this comes from the coding sequence ATGAAACTCAATTCTTTGCAAGATATCGCCGGAGCGTTCAACGGACTGAAAGCCCTGATCATCGGCGACATAATGGTAGACGCGTACGTTTGGGGAAAAGTTGACCGGATTTCGCCGGAAGCACCCGTTCCCGTAGTGCATGTCAGCAAGCGCGAGTCCCGTATGGGAGGCGCTGCCAACGTTGCGAAAAACATCAAAGCCTTGGGCGCCGAGCCCGTAATTTGCGCCCTAGTGGGCGAAGACCAAGCCGGATCGGACCTGCTGGATCTTTTTGTGGAAAGAAATATTCCGACGGAAGGAATCATCCAGAGCAAGGAACGCGTTACCACGGTCAAGGAACGTCTTTTGGCCGGCTCTCAGCAGTTGATGCGCGTGGACTCGGAAGAAGACCGCCCGCTTAGCGCCGAAGAGCACAAGGAGATCATGGAACGCATCCGTTTGCTGTTGCCGGAATGCGATGTCGTGATTTTCGAAGATTATGACAAAGGCGTGATCAACGAGCACCTCGTAGAAGAAGTAGTGTCCATGGCTCGTGAAAAAGGAATTCCTACGGTTGTGGACCCGAAGAAAAGGAACTTTTTGGCTTATCGCCGCGTAGATCTTTTCAAGCCGAACCTCAAGGAAATCAAGGAAGGCCTGAAGATCGACTTCGAAGCCAAAAAACCGGAAGAGCTCCGCGACGCCGTACGTCAATTGCTCGCCGCGCTTAATGCCGAGGCCGCTTTGGTTACGATGTCCGAGCTTGGCGTTTATATTGACAACGGAACGGAACATCACCACATCGAAGCGCATATACGCCAAATCTCTGACGTATCCGGCGCCGGCGATACGGTGATCAGTATCGCATCGCTTTGCATGGCGCTGAAATTGCCGTTGGACTTCACGGCCGCGTTGTCAAATCTTGGAGGAGGATTAGTTTGCGAACATTTGGGGGTAGTGCCGATAGATAAGGAGCGTTTGTTCGCTGAAGCAGCGGAAAACAAATTGCTTTAG
- a CDS encoding pseudouridine synthase: MKKKDPQKDWDNGKEPKPGRDSAGGREPRAPRKRIRIRQDQDQPKFENRRPYGDNQERRTYDRNANRDGDRSAQGKRTPYNRDDRNKRPYNREDNREERGERRYGQNRRPYNREERGERNERPFGERRERPNRRPNDRNSRHDRDNRDNRTFGRNREESPRNERRRPYDRDQRQERSGRFATRRDDGEQRRDSRPDDRKKNFRRDPENKLNYLKDRHKRREMDIRPKAKAPEYDEKKLREIERNKGIQHGSEIRLNKYIANAGLCSRREADRFIAAGEIKVNGKVVTEMGHKVTHRDEIKWNGKILNGEKKVYVLLNKPKDFITTMDDPQNRRTVMELVAKACEERIYPVGRLDRNTTGLLLLTNDGDLADKLAHPGNKVRKVYQAMLNKPLEEEHFEAIKAGFKLEDGDVEVDDLAIVTPDRLDVGIELHIGRNRIVRRIFEHFGYEVVKLDRVLYGGLTKKDLPRGRWRFLTEKELIRLKYFI, translated from the coding sequence ATGAAGAAGAAAGACCCACAGAAAGATTGGGACAACGGAAAAGAGCCTAAGCCGGGACGTGATTCGGCCGGCGGAAGGGAACCTAGAGCTCCCCGGAAAAGAATCCGTATCCGCCAGGACCAAGACCAGCCCAAGTTTGAGAACAGGCGCCCTTACGGAGACAACCAAGAACGACGCACTTACGATAGAAACGCTAACCGCGACGGCGACAGAAGCGCCCAAGGAAAGCGCACACCATATAACAGGGACGACAGAAACAAACGCCCCTACAACAGAGAAGACAACAGGGAGGAAAGAGGGGAAAGACGCTACGGACAAAACCGCAGGCCTTATAACAGGGAAGAGCGGGGCGAACGTAACGAAAGACCATTCGGCGAACGCCGCGAAAGGCCCAACAGAAGGCCTAATGACCGCAACAGCCGACACGATCGTGATAACCGCGACAACCGCACCTTCGGAAGAAACCGTGAAGAGAGCCCGCGCAATGAGCGTAGACGCCCATACGACCGCGACCAACGTCAGGAACGTTCCGGAAGATTCGCCACAAGGCGCGATGACGGGGAGCAACGCCGTGACAGCCGTCCGGACGACAGAAAGAAAAACTTCCGCAGGGATCCGGAAAACAAGCTCAATTACCTGAAAGACCGTCACAAGCGCCGTGAGATGGACATCCGTCCGAAAGCCAAGGCGCCGGAATACGACGAAAAGAAACTCAGGGAAATCGAGCGCAACAAAGGCATCCAGCACGGATCCGAAATCCGCCTTAATAAATATATCGCCAACGCCGGCTTGTGCTCGCGTCGCGAAGCCGACCGCTTTATCGCCGCCGGCGAAATTAAGGTCAATGGCAAAGTGGTAACGGAAATGGGCCATAAGGTAACCCACCGCGACGAAATCAAGTGGAACGGCAAGATCCTTAACGGCGAGAAGAAAGTTTACGTTCTCCTCAACAAGCCAAAGGATTTCATCACCACCATGGATGATCCTCAAAACCGCCGTACGGTAATGGAATTGGTGGCCAAAGCCTGCGAAGAAAGGATTTATCCCGTAGGACGCCTTGACCGCAACACCACCGGCTTGCTTCTTTTGACCAACGACGGCGATTTGGCCGACAAACTCGCCCACCCGGGCAACAAGGTCAGAAAAGTGTACCAGGCCATGCTGAACAAGCCTTTGGAAGAGGAACACTTCGAAGCGATCAAAGCCGGATTCAAGCTGGAAGACGGAGACGTGGAAGTGGACGATTTGGCTATCGTTACGCCGGACAGGCTGGACGTGGGCATCGAGCTCCACATTGGCCGAAACCGCATTGTACGCCGTATATTCGAACACTTCGGCTACGAAGTGGTGAAACTGGACCGTGTACTTTATGGTGGGCTTACCAAAAAAGACCTTCCGAGAGGACGCTGGCGCTTCCTCACCGAAAAAGAACTGATAAGACTGAAATACTTCATCTAA
- the scpB gene encoding SMC-Scp complex subunit ScpB, with translation MKAPEKIDTYVEALIFCASSPISPKDIQKCLEEAFESDVDFSSVKKSARRVKKRYDEGPQPFTIAEVAGGYEFRTKPAYAHVVNVLTKQRSQRRLSPSAIETLSIIAYKQPVTKADIERVRGVNSDYSVRTLLEKGLVEIKGKSEALGRPLLYGTSPAFMEYFGINSIKDLPALKDISPDNDNEVGEKVDS, from the coding sequence GTGAAAGCCCCCGAAAAAATCGACACTTACGTGGAGGCGCTGATTTTCTGCGCCTCCTCTCCTATAAGCCCGAAAGATATCCAGAAGTGCCTCGAAGAGGCCTTTGAATCCGACGTTGACTTCTCCTCCGTCAAAAAATCGGCCCGGAGGGTCAAAAAACGCTACGACGAAGGACCGCAACCGTTTACCATAGCGGAAGTGGCCGGCGGTTACGAGTTCCGGACCAAACCCGCCTATGCTCACGTGGTCAACGTACTGACGAAACAGCGTTCGCAAAGACGCCTCTCGCCCTCGGCTATCGAAACCCTGTCCATTATAGCTTACAAACAGCCGGTTACCAAAGCCGATATCGAGCGTGTGCGTGGCGTGAATTCTGACTATTCCGTCAGGACACTTTTGGAAAAAGGATTGGTCGAAATCAAAGGGAAATCCGAAGCATTGGGCCGGCCGTTGCTCTACGGCACCAGCCCGGCGTTTATGGAATATTTCGGGATAAACAGCATCAAGGACTTACCGGCCCTAAAAGACATTTCGCCTGACAATGACAACGAGGTCGGAGAGAAGGTAGACTCCTGA
- a CDS encoding TraR/DksA family transcriptional regulator, protein MEKAEVKLRYSREELNEFEEILRNKLENAYNELNYIKSTLNRSIDNGTGASSGNVKVLEDGADTAEKESLNQLAARQQKFIKNLNDALVRIKNGTYGICVDSGKLIPKERLRAVPHTMHTIEAKLKKQG, encoded by the coding sequence ATGGAAAAGGCCGAAGTGAAACTCCGTTACTCTCGGGAAGAGCTTAACGAGTTCGAGGAAATTCTGAGAAATAAGCTGGAAAACGCTTACAACGAACTGAATTACATCAAATCTACGCTGAACCGCAGCATCGACAACGGCACGGGAGCTTCCTCCGGAAACGTGAAGGTATTGGAAGACGGAGCCGACACAGCGGAAAAAGAAAGCCTGAACCAGCTGGCCGCCCGCCAACAGAAGTTCATCAAAAACCTGAACGACGCGCTGGTAAGGATCAAAAACGGCACCTACGGCATCTGCGTGGACAGCGGAAAGCTGATCCCGAAAGAGCGCCTGCGCGCCGTACCGCACACGATGCACACCATTGAGGCGAAGCTCAAAAAGCAGGGCTAA
- a CDS encoding T9SS type A sorting domain-containing protein, which produces MKKEYVLKIWRYAFVLTLLLTTWVRASATHIRAGEIIAEVLDCDGLKYKFTIIGYADTGSDVQFGGSVLDFGDGTDPLAFDSRDFQVRAGLGGEFDQVVFEVEHTFPSPGEYLVSFREFNRNAGVLNMINSVETPFYIETKILIDPVAGCNNSPLFLFPPIEKGIVGLKFTHNPVAWDADGDSLSYEIVINKQSRNKEVNGYRFPNDPKFGGKVEGGQALAKYEIDPVTGDLVWNSPGTAGEYSIALRVYEWRRLAGEWVQLGFVTRDIQIIVEETANSAPVIQQLPEMEIVAGETLKVTVKSTDPDGDPITMGAYGEMFEVEDESERPIFSPNGKDPQMPAGQATLEIEWTPSCSFIRKAPYSVLVRAHNNSSANRGFQETWSLWQIRVVAPKPDLISAERIATKAVRLKWADYVNQVNCEADQVEGAIAKIYRKIGMEERDGVQSTGGALFDYKLVGSTGAKQGYFDDNPELIYGATYKYRMVLEFANEYSGQTALSDPVTVTIDPDKQTGETAPVLTAVEVTETDATNGQVSVSWMAPFEADPQIYPEPYSYAVYRGEEGKEPDDFVKVGSAQSLTFEDRGLDTKSKSYRYFVLAETPGGKKTAKSGVGHTPWLEKVEHHTFIKFQWKAQSPWLAETATVYRDKVDASVPGAFLPIGTVKAGNEFLDKGEKGGLSLDENYRYYVKLSGSYGTLGLLEQMAKSQIIDAGLRPPLDCRPQIIFVRPVVYESKFWEYSGENQLAWLIQGDGQCDGLTYEIYFHPTSSVTEEFERVGSADMLSYTHFRYDNNLGCYYVIAKSSDGGVSKHSEVWCVTEDMILGLEKEPQSLINPNPASEQTEISFPSKERGKGFEVLVFTLSGKFLAQETGEVRTVPFVLDLDVFGAGVYLVKWRAGDSAGTERLVVKN; this is translated from the coding sequence ATGAAAAAAGAATACGTTTTGAAGATCTGGCGCTACGCTTTTGTGTTGACATTATTGTTGACGACATGGGTGAGAGCTTCCGCCACACATATCAGGGCGGGCGAGATTATAGCAGAAGTACTTGACTGTGATGGGTTGAAATACAAATTCACCATAATCGGCTATGCAGATACGGGATCTGATGTGCAGTTTGGAGGTAGCGTTTTGGATTTTGGAGATGGTACAGACCCTCTTGCTTTTGACTCTAGAGATTTTCAAGTGCGGGCAGGGTTGGGAGGTGAATTTGATCAGGTTGTGTTTGAAGTTGAGCATACCTTCCCATCACCGGGTGAGTATTTGGTCTCTTTTAGAGAGTTTAACCGAAATGCTGGAGTGTTGAATATGATTAACTCAGTGGAGACGCCTTTTTATATCGAAACCAAAATACTGATTGATCCTGTTGCGGGATGTAATAACTCGCCTCTCTTTTTATTTCCTCCGATTGAGAAGGGAATTGTGGGCTTGAAATTCACCCATAATCCAGTGGCTTGGGATGCCGACGGGGATAGCTTGTCGTATGAGATTGTGATTAATAAACAATCTCGGAATAAGGAAGTGAACGGTTATCGATTTCCTAATGATCCTAAATTTGGCGGAAAGGTGGAAGGAGGCCAAGCTCTTGCTAAATATGAGATAGATCCTGTAACTGGCGATTTGGTCTGGAACTCTCCGGGCACGGCAGGTGAGTATAGTATCGCTTTGAGGGTATATGAATGGCGACGACTTGCGGGAGAGTGGGTTCAGTTGGGTTTTGTAACTCGCGATATACAAATAATTGTAGAGGAAACGGCCAATAGCGCTCCTGTAATACAGCAATTACCGGAAATGGAGATAGTGGCAGGAGAAACATTGAAAGTTACTGTTAAGTCAACTGACCCAGACGGGGATCCAATTACAATGGGGGCATACGGAGAAATGTTTGAAGTGGAGGATGAAAGTGAGAGGCCTATTTTTTCGCCTAATGGTAAGGACCCGCAAATGCCTGCGGGACAAGCTACTTTGGAAATAGAATGGACTCCTTCGTGTTCTTTTATCAGGAAAGCGCCCTATAGTGTGTTGGTAAGGGCACATAATAATTCAAGTGCAAATAGAGGTTTCCAAGAAACTTGGAGTCTTTGGCAAATAAGAGTGGTAGCTCCGAAGCCGGATCTGATTTCTGCGGAGCGGATAGCAACTAAAGCGGTACGATTAAAATGGGCCGATTATGTCAATCAGGTTAATTGCGAAGCGGACCAAGTGGAAGGGGCGATAGCCAAGATCTATAGAAAAATAGGAATGGAGGAAAGAGACGGAGTTCAATCTACGGGAGGTGCTCTTTTCGATTATAAACTTGTAGGCTCAACAGGGGCGAAGCAAGGGTATTTTGATGATAATCCAGAGTTGATATACGGGGCTACTTACAAGTATCGGATGGTGCTGGAATTTGCGAACGAATATAGCGGGCAGACCGCACTGTCGGATCCAGTAACTGTAACCATAGACCCCGACAAACAAACTGGAGAAACAGCGCCGGTACTAACAGCGGTGGAGGTCACGGAAACTGACGCTACGAACGGGCAGGTGAGTGTGTCTTGGATGGCCCCTTTTGAGGCTGATCCGCAAATTTATCCCGAGCCGTATTCTTACGCCGTTTATCGTGGTGAGGAAGGGAAGGAGCCTGATGATTTTGTCAAAGTTGGTTCTGCCCAGAGCCTGACTTTTGAAGACCGGGGTTTGGATACGAAATCGAAAAGCTACCGTTATTTTGTGTTGGCGGAGACGCCGGGCGGAAAGAAAACAGCTAAGAGTGGTGTCGGCCATACGCCTTGGTTGGAAAAAGTTGAACACCATACGTTTATCAAATTTCAGTGGAAGGCGCAGTCGCCTTGGCTTGCAGAGACTGCAACAGTTTATCGAGATAAAGTAGATGCTTCCGTTCCGGGCGCTTTTTTACCGATCGGGACGGTGAAAGCCGGGAACGAGTTTTTGGACAAGGGCGAGAAGGGTGGTTTATCTCTCGATGAAAATTACCGCTACTATGTAAAGCTGTCGGGTAGCTACGGAACACTGGGCTTGTTGGAACAAATGGCGAAATCGCAAATTATTGACGCAGGTCTTAGGCCTCCGTTGGATTGCCGACCACAGATTATATTTGTGCGCCCCGTGGTTTATGAGTCTAAGTTCTGGGAATATTCTGGGGAAAACCAGCTTGCGTGGCTTATACAAGGCGATGGCCAGTGTGACGGATTGACTTACGAGATCTATTTCCATCCAACCAGCTCTGTTACCGAAGAATTTGAGAGAGTAGGTAGTGCGGATATGCTGTCCTATACTCACTTTCGCTATGATAATAACTTAGGGTGTTATTATGTGATAGCCAAGTCGAGTGATGGGGGAGTCAGTAAGCATTCCGAGGTATGGTGTGTAACTGAAGATATGATATTAGGCTTGGAGAAAGAGCCCCAAAGCTTGATCAATCCGAATCCAGCTTCGGAACAGACAGAAATCTCATTTCCATCAAAAGAGCGGGGGAAAGGATTTGAAGTATTGGTTTTTACCCTTTCGGGAAAATTCTTGGCGCAAGAAACAGGAGAAGTGAGAACGGTACCGTTTGTTTTGGACTTGGATGTGTTTGGAGCAGGCGTATATTTGGTGAAGTGGCGAGCGGGAGATTCGGCCGGGACCGAGCGTTTAGTGGTGAAAAACTAA
- a CDS encoding TrkH family potassium uptake protein: MKLNYKIILHILGLLLMINGGFMLLCLPFAFAYDLEGQNSWIELLISGLITIAVGAGGFFPTRGHKSHLKKRDGYIIVTFGWLFMSLFATLPYLFSGAIPSFTNAFFETVSGYTTTGASILNNIEELPMGILTWRSMTQWIGGMGIIVLTVAIMPILGMGGIRLFSAESPGLSPDKLKPRIADTAKRLWIIYAGLTAMEVVLLMFGGMSFVEAFNHSLTTMATGGFSTKQDSIAFYDNAYLQYVLIVFMFLAGTNFSMTYMLFKGRFKKIWNNEEFRFYSLMTIVATLIVATVVLAVSGHGAERSFRDALFQVVSIVTTTGYVSADYTAWMPFVTLIFFVLMFIGASAGSTAGGVKVIRHIILFKNSLQEFKRQLHPQGVIPVRIDGKAISNETTFNVLAFMIVYIIIFAVGSILMSMTGVDFMTAIGAVATSLGNIGPGVGSVGPVDNFAHLPLAGKWLLSFLMLLGRLELFTVLVILSPAFWKDY; encoded by the coding sequence ATGAAACTCAACTACAAAATCATCCTCCACATCCTCGGCCTGTTGCTGATGATCAACGGTGGCTTTATGCTGCTTTGTTTGCCTTTTGCCTTCGCCTATGACCTCGAAGGGCAAAATTCTTGGATAGAACTTCTCATATCCGGCCTTATTACGATTGCGGTAGGCGCAGGGGGATTTTTCCCGACAAGAGGCCACAAGTCACATCTCAAAAAACGTGACGGTTATATCATCGTGACTTTCGGCTGGCTGTTTATGTCGCTGTTCGCCACATTGCCTTACCTGTTCAGCGGGGCCATCCCAAGCTTTACCAACGCCTTTTTCGAAACCGTCTCAGGCTACACCACCACCGGCGCCTCCATACTCAACAACATTGAAGAGCTTCCTATGGGAATTCTTACTTGGCGGAGTATGACGCAATGGATCGGCGGTATGGGAATCATTGTGCTGACGGTAGCTATCATGCCTATTCTGGGCATGGGCGGCATCCGGCTGTTCTCGGCCGAATCACCGGGCTTAAGCCCAGACAAACTCAAACCCAGAATTGCGGATACCGCCAAAAGGCTTTGGATCATTTACGCTGGCCTTACCGCAATGGAGGTTGTTTTGTTGATGTTCGGCGGAATGTCGTTTGTCGAGGCATTCAATCACAGCCTTACCACCATGGCTACAGGCGGTTTTTCGACCAAACAAGACAGTATCGCCTTTTACGACAACGCCTATCTTCAGTATGTCCTCATCGTGTTCATGTTTCTGGCAGGAACCAATTTTTCGATGACCTACATGCTGTTCAAAGGCCGTTTCAAGAAAATATGGAATAACGAAGAATTCCGCTTCTACAGCCTCATGACCATTGTGGCCACTTTGATTGTGGCGACGGTCGTACTGGCTGTTTCGGGCCACGGAGCCGAACGCTCCTTCCGCGACGCACTGTTCCAAGTAGTTTCCATCGTGACCACCACAGGCTACGTTTCCGCCGATTACACGGCCTGGATGCCCTTTGTCACCCTGATTTTCTTCGTACTGATGTTTATCGGCGCTTCGGCGGGTTCCACCGCCGGTGGCGTAAAGGTGATCAGGCATATTATCCTCTTTAAAAATAGCCTGCAGGAATTCAAACGCCAACTGCACCCGCAAGGCGTAATCCCTGTAAGGATTGACGGGAAGGCAATCTCCAACGAAACGACATTTAACGTCTTGGCGTTTATGATCGTCTACATTATCATCTTCGCCGTAGGGTCAATCCTCATGTCCATGACCGGTGTAGACTTTATGACCGCCATCGGCGCCGTAGCCACTTCGTTGGGCAATATCGGGCCGGGAGTGGGAAGCGTTGGCCCGGTTGATAATTTTGCGCATCTCCCGCTGGCCGGAAAGTGGTTGCTGTCGTTCCTAATGCTACTGGGAAGGCTGGAACTGTTCACCGTACTCGTGATTCTTTCCCCGGCATTCTGGAAGGATTACTAA